The following are from one region of the Nocardia terpenica genome:
- a CDS encoding TetR/AcrR family transcriptional regulator, whose amino-acid sequence MGSESVVRPRQRAQHLGPERRRPQVLDTALRIAVEDGIAAVTVAAVAERMSVTRPVIYACFADRVELIDALIQREEGYLLDGIVATLPRRRVEADEEVFVEGFRALLETVATRPDTWKLLYGNPDPAVANSFGRGRALAVTRCTRRLRPTLRAWGIADAERKLPALVELWVSAGEGAVRTLLESDHAWTPQDLGAFIGAAVYRALRNA is encoded by the coding sequence ATGGGTTCGGAATCGGTGGTGCGGCCACGACAGCGCGCGCAGCATCTCGGACCCGAGCGGCGACGACCCCAGGTGCTCGACACCGCCCTGCGCATCGCGGTGGAGGACGGGATCGCCGCGGTCACGGTCGCGGCGGTCGCCGAGCGCATGAGCGTCACCCGCCCGGTGATCTACGCCTGCTTCGCCGATCGGGTGGAACTCATCGACGCGCTCATTCAGCGCGAGGAGGGCTACCTGCTCGACGGCATCGTCGCCACGCTGCCGCGCCGCCGCGTCGAGGCCGACGAGGAGGTCTTCGTCGAGGGCTTCCGGGCGCTGCTGGAGACCGTCGCCACCCGGCCCGACACCTGGAAGCTGCTGTACGGCAATCCCGATCCCGCCGTGGCGAATTCGTTCGGCCGCGGCCGCGCCCTGGCCGTCACCCGCTGCACCCGCCGCCTCCGCCCCACCCTGCGCGCCTGGGGCATCGCCGACGCCGAACGCAAGCTCCCCGCCCTGGTGGAACTGTGGGTCTCCGCGGGCGAGGGGGCCGTGCGCACGCTCCTCGAGAGCGACCACGCCTGGACCCCTCAGGATTTGGGGGCCTTCATCGGTGCGGCCGTGTACCGGGCGCTTCGCAACGCCTGA